In one window of Nesterenkonia sandarakina DNA:
- a CDS encoding CPBP family glutamic-type intramembrane protease, whose protein sequence is MTQPPQNPYGQDPNCPGPDHLGPPTQQPGPYGQPPQDYGQQPGLYGQPPQAGPYGEPQQPGLYGQPPRNYGQHPQGVMPGQGGAPSYPPRKRQRDSEPGRFIWGDLIAVLAYVVVMLVGGVSLLALIPPFSTMLGSGVEEQEQQGLFLINVVGYTVMVVIALALSGKALIRSVRAFGYLWWLKLLLVPVAWVGTLILTALLVLSLGGEPETSENQLAIESMLAFVPFLAAVLVMGLLGPYVEEYFFRHLLIGKLSRYINIWICGVLSVITFPLLHFIPALVLMLADPSAPTDLTLISVVPYVVMGSVFTLAYILTGRSLVYAWLLHAFNNVMALVMAYFVQPRLEQFLEDNGMEGVGGLISHTTALLRLLTETTLTLTGGK, encoded by the coding sequence ATGACTCAGCCTCCACAGAACCCCTATGGGCAGGACCCGAACTGCCCGGGCCCCGATCACCTGGGCCCCCCGACCCAGCAGCCCGGACCCTACGGGCAGCCGCCGCAGGACTACGGCCAGCAGCCCGGACTCTACGGGCAGCCGCCGCAGGCGGGGCCCTATGGTGAGCCCCAGCAGCCCGGACTCTACGGTCAGCCGCCGCGGAACTACGGCCAGCACCCGCAGGGGGTCATGCCGGGGCAGGGCGGGGCGCCGTCGTACCCGCCGCGCAAGCGGCAGCGCGACTCCGAGCCGGGCCGGTTCATCTGGGGCGATCTCATCGCGGTGCTGGCATATGTGGTGGTGATGCTGGTCGGCGGCGTGAGCCTGCTGGCCCTGATCCCGCCCTTCTCCACGATGCTCGGCTCTGGGGTCGAGGAGCAGGAGCAGCAGGGGCTGTTCCTGATCAACGTGGTCGGCTACACCGTGATGGTGGTCATCGCGCTCGCGCTCTCCGGCAAGGCGCTGATCCGATCGGTGCGGGCCTTCGGCTACCTGTGGTGGCTGAAGCTGCTGCTGGTGCCCGTGGCGTGGGTGGGCACGCTGATCCTCACCGCGCTGCTGGTGCTCAGCCTGGGCGGAGAGCCGGAGACCTCGGAGAACCAGCTCGCGATCGAGTCGATGCTGGCCTTCGTGCCGTTCCTCGCCGCGGTGCTGGTGATGGGGCTGCTGGGGCCCTATGTGGAGGAGTACTTCTTCCGGCACCTGCTCATCGGCAAGCTCTCGCGGTATATCAACATCTGGATCTGCGGCGTCCTCTCGGTGATCACCTTCCCGCTGCTGCACTTCATCCCCGCGCTGGTGCTGATGCTGGCCGACCCCAGCGCTCCCACGGATCTGACCCTGATCTCGGTGGTGCCCTATGTGGTGATGGGCTCGGTGTTCACCCTGGCCTACATCCTCACCGGGCGCTCGCTGGTCTACGCCTGGCTGCTGCATGCCTTCAACAACGTGATGGCCCTGGTGATGGCCTACTTCGTCCAGCCCCGGCTCGAGCAGTTCCTCGAGGACAACGGCATGGAGGGGGTCGGCGGCCTGATCTCGCACACGACGGCGTTGCTGCGGCTGCTCACCGAGACGACCTTGACGCTGACCGGCGGCAAGTGA
- a CDS encoding acyl-CoA thioesterase, which translates to MARRSSIELTFREVAGTAPDSFVAAGTVVDWIDKTAYACAASWTRTDCVTSYVGNMHFTVPVPRETPVTVQARVVHTGRTSVHIQTRVLIRKEQGWVVCTECFMIYVAVGDDGEPAPAEAFEPQTELERRRDLDASQRMVYRRQMEETIQSLPEGMGSSEALTLRFLADTDERYPDGKIRGGAVMKWIDKTAEICAERYSGHDVAAVLTGGVRFYRPVTVGDLVEVDARLVLTGSKSMHVLVRVRAGDRREKHPAVVAYGLPVMVAPDGTGSARAIAPWEPITDEDHAVAARARRLRDLRNATLLTPSPITSQN; encoded by the coding sequence ATGGCGCGGCGAAGCAGCATCGAACTGACTTTTCGAGAGGTGGCGGGCACCGCTCCGGACTCCTTCGTGGCGGCCGGCACCGTGGTGGACTGGATCGACAAGACCGCCTACGCCTGCGCGGCCTCCTGGACCCGGACCGACTGCGTCACCTCCTATGTGGGCAATATGCACTTCACCGTGCCGGTCCCGCGGGAGACCCCGGTCACCGTGCAGGCCAGGGTGGTCCACACCGGACGCACCTCGGTGCACATCCAGACCCGGGTGCTGATCCGCAAGGAGCAGGGCTGGGTGGTCTGCACCGAGTGCTTCATGATCTATGTGGCCGTGGGCGACGACGGCGAACCGGCCCCCGCGGAGGCCTTCGAGCCGCAGACCGAGCTGGAGCGACGCCGGGACCTCGACGCCTCCCAGCGCATGGTCTACCGCCGGCAGATGGAAGAGACGATCCAGTCGCTGCCCGAGGGAATGGGCAGCTCCGAGGCACTCACCCTGCGGTTCCTGGCCGACACCGACGAGCGCTACCCCGACGGCAAGATCCGCGGCGGCGCGGTGATGAAGTGGATCGACAAGACCGCGGAGATCTGCGCCGAGCGCTACAGCGGCCACGACGTCGCGGCCGTGCTCACCGGCGGGGTCCGCTTCTACCGGCCGGTGACCGTCGGGGACCTGGTCGAGGTCGACGCCCGGCTGGTGCTCACCGGATCCAAATCCATGCACGTGCTGGTCCGGGTCCGCGCCGGGGACCGCAGAGAGAAGCACCCTGCGGTGGTGGCCTACGGGCTTCCCGTGATGGTCGCCCCGGATGGCACCGGCTCGGCCCGTGCGATCGCGCCCTGGGAGCCGATCACCGATGAGGATCACGCGGTGGCGGCCCGGGCGCGCCGGCTGCGTGACCTGCGCAACGCCACCTTGTTGACGCCCAGCCCGATCACCTCACAGAACTGA
- a CDS encoding beta-phosphoglucomutase family hydrolase, which yields MHPFENPFRHSAEAKRHALRHFRAVIFDMDGVVTDTAGVHTRAWKELFDTALPEIAGSPQPEFTEEDYLNFVDGRPREDGVRSLLRARDLHVPEGSRDDAPDTLSINGLAARKQGYFESVLARDGVEVFGTTVELITQLRKDGIPTALVTSSRNGREVLTIAGLLDAFTVIVDGSDALELGLPGKPNPHMFLHAAELLRVEPQDTIVIEDAASGVQAGRAGDFGMVVGLNRGDDPARLKEAGADVVVTDLAVMNLSTRTTRPYDSDWVLSYEGFDPKLEPTREVLMAMANGYWGTRGHYPGTAADATHYPGSYIAGVFNRLKTDLMGKTVETEHMVNVPDWTFLQVTPDAGTPLLPGSPELIHYHQELDMRRGVVTRIARYQDLHGRRTKVTMRQFQSLAGVQIAALEMKIEAENWSGNVNVRSMIDGRVANRNVDADRELAGNHLEPVQSREVDGDTVLLETQTNQSEVRIALATRTTVTTSGTSNPMRRAIHEGELVAGHDISLALESGKPVILEKIAAVSNSHDQAISTVWHNAVKKVQRASSFRTMLTFHEEMWGVLWHRFAVSIGENASRQQMALNLHTFHVLQTAFGARHDLDATLPARGLTGEGYRGHLFWDEMFMYPMLTLRRPELTRGLLLYRYRRLSEARAMARSEGYDGAMFPWQAGSDGREETPSELWNPRSGMWMPDNSHRQRHVSLAIAYSVLQYFETTQDYTFLADYGAEILVEISRFFVSMTSYDAEADRFSIDGVMGPDEYHDGTAEAPGTGLRDNAYTNVLTSWMLRHTARLVRDLDGRDDPLSEWLDIFEDELDHWEHIAKRLHVPFHEDNVISQFEGYEALEEFDWEGYRAKYGNIGRLDLILQAEGDSTNRYKLSKQADVLMLCYIFSADELVETLDHMGYTLSMEDFGRTVEYYLARSSHGSTLSRLVHGWVAARFDRSGSWNLFKEALEADLADTQGGTTREGVHLGAMAGTVDMVLRCYGGVETRADALWLHPLLPDELPSLTFRMRYRNQPIVVSINHDEVELKLSEGSAEPIDVNVEGTRKTMAPGETWTVKLAHSARVHQRQPAEV from the coding sequence ATGCACCCCTTTGAGAATCCGTTCCGACACAGTGCCGAGGCCAAACGCCATGCACTGCGCCATTTCCGTGCCGTGATCTTCGACATGGACGGGGTCGTCACCGATACCGCCGGGGTGCACACGCGCGCGTGGAAGGAGCTCTTCGACACGGCGCTGCCGGAGATCGCCGGCTCCCCGCAGCCGGAGTTCACCGAAGAGGACTACCTGAACTTCGTGGACGGCCGGCCCCGGGAGGACGGGGTGCGCTCGCTGCTGCGGGCCAGGGACCTCCACGTCCCCGAGGGCAGCCGGGACGACGCGCCGGACACGCTGAGCATCAACGGACTCGCGGCGCGCAAGCAGGGCTACTTCGAGTCCGTGCTGGCCCGCGACGGCGTGGAGGTCTTCGGCACCACCGTGGAGCTGATCACACAGCTGCGCAAGGACGGGATCCCCACTGCGCTGGTGACCTCCTCGCGCAACGGTCGCGAGGTGCTCACCATCGCCGGACTGCTCGACGCGTTCACCGTGATCGTGGACGGCTCCGACGCGTTGGAGCTCGGCCTTCCGGGCAAGCCGAACCCACACATGTTCCTCCACGCCGCGGAGCTGCTGCGCGTGGAGCCCCAGGACACCATCGTGATCGAAGATGCGGCCTCCGGGGTCCAGGCCGGACGGGCCGGGGACTTCGGCATGGTCGTGGGACTGAACCGCGGGGATGACCCGGCTCGGCTGAAGGAGGCGGGCGCCGACGTCGTCGTCACCGATCTGGCGGTGATGAACCTCTCCACCCGCACCACCCGGCCCTATGACTCGGACTGGGTGCTCTCCTATGAAGGCTTCGATCCGAAGCTGGAGCCGACCCGCGAGGTGCTCATGGCCATGGCCAACGGCTACTGGGGCACGCGCGGGCACTACCCCGGCACCGCGGCGGACGCCACCCACTATCCGGGCAGCTACATCGCCGGGGTGTTCAACCGGCTCAAGACCGACCTGATGGGCAAGACGGTGGAGACCGAGCACATGGTCAATGTGCCGGACTGGACCTTCCTGCAGGTGACCCCGGACGCCGGGACTCCGCTGCTGCCCGGCTCCCCGGAGCTGATCCACTACCACCAGGAACTGGACATGCGGCGCGGGGTGGTCACCCGGATCGCGCGCTACCAGGACCTCCATGGGCGTCGCACCAAGGTCACCATGCGCCAGTTCCAGTCTCTGGCCGGGGTGCAGATCGCCGCCCTGGAGATGAAGATCGAGGCCGAGAACTGGTCCGGCAACGTCAACGTCCGCTCGATGATCGATGGCCGGGTGGCCAACCGCAACGTGGACGCCGACCGCGAGCTCGCCGGGAACCATCTGGAGCCGGTGCAGTCCCGTGAGGTCGACGGCGACACGGTGCTCCTGGAGACCCAGACCAACCAGTCCGAGGTGCGCATCGCCCTGGCGACCCGCACTACGGTGACCACCTCCGGGACCAGCAACCCGATGCGCCGGGCGATCCACGAGGGCGAACTCGTGGCCGGCCACGACATCTCCCTGGCCCTGGAGTCCGGGAAGCCGGTGATCCTGGAGAAGATCGCGGCAGTCTCGAACTCGCACGACCAGGCCATCTCCACGGTCTGGCACAACGCCGTCAAGAAGGTGCAGCGGGCCTCCAGCTTCCGCACCATGCTGACCTTCCACGAGGAGATGTGGGGCGTGCTCTGGCACCGCTTCGCGGTCTCGATCGGGGAGAACGCCTCGCGGCAGCAGATGGCGCTGAACCTGCACACCTTCCATGTGCTGCAGACCGCCTTCGGCGCCCGGCACGACCTGGACGCCACCCTGCCGGCACGCGGGCTCACCGGTGAGGGCTACCGCGGGCATCTGTTCTGGGACGAGATGTTCATGTATCCGATGCTCACGCTGCGCCGGCCCGAACTGACCCGTGGCCTGCTGCTCTACCGCTACCGGCGGCTCAGCGAGGCCCGGGCGATGGCCCGCAGCGAGGGCTATGACGGGGCGATGTTCCCCTGGCAGGCAGGATCCGACGGCCGCGAGGAGACGCCCAGCGAACTGTGGAACCCGCGCTCCGGGATGTGGATGCCGGATAACTCGCACCGCCAGCGCCACGTCTCCCTGGCGATCGCCTACTCGGTGCTGCAGTACTTCGAGACCACGCAGGACTACACCTTCCTGGCGGACTATGGGGCCGAGATCCTGGTGGAGATCTCCCGGTTCTTCGTCTCCATGACCAGCTACGACGCCGAGGCTGACCGGTTCAGCATCGACGGGGTGATGGGTCCCGACGAGTACCACGACGGCACCGCCGAGGCGCCCGGGACGGGTCTGCGCGACAATGCGTACACCAACGTGCTGACCTCCTGGATGCTGCGTCACACCGCACGCCTGGTGCGCGACCTCGACGGTCGCGATGACCCGCTCTCGGAATGGCTGGACATCTTCGAAGACGAGCTGGATCACTGGGAGCACATCGCCAAGCGGCTGCACGTGCCCTTCCACGAGGACAACGTGATCAGCCAGTTCGAGGGCTACGAGGCCCTGGAGGAGTTCGACTGGGAGGGCTACCGGGCCAAGTACGGCAACATCGGGCGGCTTGATCTGATCCTGCAGGCCGAGGGCGACTCGACCAACCGGTACAAGCTCTCCAAGCAGGCCGATGTGCTGATGCTGTGCTACATCTTCTCCGCCGATGAGCTCGTGGAGACCCTGGACCATATGGGCTACACGCTCTCCATGGAGGACTTCGGCCGCACGGTGGAGTACTACCTTGCCCGGTCCTCCCACGGCTCCACGCTCTCCCGGCTGGTCCACGGCTGGGTGGCTGCGCGGTTCGACCGCTCAGGCTCCTGGAACCTGTTCAAGGAGGCGCTGGAGGCTGACCTCGCCGACACCCAGGGCGGCACCACCCGCGAGGGCGTGCACCTGGGCGCCATGGCGGGCACCGTGGACATGGTGCTGCGCTGCTACGGCGGCGTGGAGACCCGCGCCGACGCGCTGTGGCTGCACCCGCTGCTGCCCGATGAGCTGCCCTCGCTGACCTTCCGGATGCGCTACCGCAACCAGCCCATCGTGGTCTCGATCAACCACGACGAGGTCGAGCTGAAGCTCTCCGAAGGCTCGGCGGAGCCGATCGACGTCAACGTCGAGGGCACGCGCAAGACCATGGCCCCGGGTGAGACCTGGACGGTGAAGCTGGCCCACTCAGCCCGGGTGCATCAGCGCCAGCCCGCTGAGGTCTGA
- a CDS encoding MinD/ParA family ATP-binding protein gives MTPTPAEQPSRASNEDSTASSAGDPSPSAGDTAAAEPRSDITAEVLSPRQIRINGEPHTVTEGENPYREVYAQAHQHAQQTGTPAVVHGIDHVRGEQSWFSMSPAGEVAAHEQPGNGRAPAAPLAEAPGKPPAQPEPPVQAAPPAQSEPSAKPQPGAQAGPADPARATVSIPANPTSLDPAAQQTRAERRRIAEAGRPFVAEAAEKPQGGFRRFLYDATGGAINIGPSQKELRERELIERIARPLQGSHNTAVLSLKGGIGKTSTTVGVGMILAHHRGDIPCAIDANPDSGDLVERALGERAIQAHQPPSISDLLKKLDGVDSLTALQGYLQQAGRLHVLAGEQDPALSDSLTAEEWRRIHAEFAKYYSVIVTDCGTGVTHNAMKGILHTADNIVIAAGFAVSGAQRALQTLNWLANHGYERLARESIVVITDKERVSDRVDKQAIQESLRGYCGKLVVVPFDRAVVDGDRIHLDMLQEETRRAYMDIAAAMVDGYK, from the coding sequence ATGACACCGACGCCAGCTGAGCAGCCGAGCCGGGCCAGCAACGAGGACAGCACTGCGAGCAGCGCAGGAGACCCATCACCCAGCGCCGGTGACACTGCGGCGGCTGAGCCTCGCTCGGACATCACCGCCGAGGTGCTCTCCCCCCGGCAGATCCGGATCAACGGGGAGCCCCACACCGTGACTGAGGGGGAGAATCCCTACCGGGAGGTCTACGCGCAGGCCCACCAGCATGCTCAGCAGACCGGCACGCCTGCGGTGGTCCATGGAATCGACCATGTCCGCGGCGAACAGAGCTGGTTCTCGATGTCCCCGGCGGGTGAGGTCGCCGCACACGAACAGCCGGGCAACGGCCGGGCCCCGGCAGCGCCCCTCGCCGAGGCCCCCGGGAAACCCCCAGCGCAGCCCGAGCCTCCCGTGCAGGCCGCCCCTCCGGCGCAGTCCGAGCCCTCCGCGAAGCCACAACCCGGCGCGCAGGCCGGTCCGGCAGATCCGGCTCGAGCCACCGTCTCGATCCCTGCCAACCCGACAAGTCTGGATCCCGCGGCGCAGCAGACACGGGCGGAGCGCCGTCGCATCGCAGAGGCCGGACGGCCCTTCGTCGCGGAGGCCGCGGAGAAGCCTCAGGGCGGGTTCCGGCGCTTCCTCTATGACGCCACCGGCGGCGCGATCAACATCGGTCCCAGCCAGAAGGAACTGCGAGAGCGGGAGCTGATCGAGCGGATCGCCCGGCCGCTGCAGGGCAGCCACAACACCGCCGTGCTCTCACTCAAGGGTGGGATCGGCAAGACCTCCACCACGGTGGGGGTCGGCATGATCCTGGCCCACCACCGCGGGGACATTCCCTGCGCCATCGACGCGAATCCGGATTCCGGGGATCTGGTGGAGCGCGCCCTGGGCGAGCGCGCGATCCAGGCGCATCAGCCGCCGAGCATCTCCGATCTGCTCAAGAAGCTCGACGGCGTGGACTCGCTGACCGCGCTGCAGGGCTATCTGCAGCAGGCCGGGCGACTCCATGTGCTCGCCGGGGAACAGGATCCAGCCCTCTCGGACAGCCTCACGGCCGAGGAGTGGCGCCGGATCCATGCGGAGTTCGCCAAGTACTACTCCGTGATCGTCACCGACTGCGGCACCGGGGTCACGCACAACGCCATGAAGGGGATCCTGCACACCGCGGACAACATCGTGATCGCCGCCGGGTTCGCGGTCTCCGGAGCCCAGCGCGCGCTGCAGACGCTGAACTGGCTGGCCAACCACGGCTACGAGCGGCTGGCCCGGGAGTCCATCGTGGTGATCACCGATAAGGAACGGGTCTCTGACCGGGTGGACAAGCAGGCCATCCAGGAGAGCCTGCGCGGATACTGCGGGAAGCTCGTGGTGGTGCCCTTCGACCGGGCCGTGGTGGACGGGGACCGGATCCACCTGGACATGCTCCAGGAGGAGACCCGCCGGGCCTATATGGACATCGCAGCCGCCATGGTGGACGGGTATAAGTAG